The Candidatus Abyssobacteria bacterium SURF_5 genome contains the following window.
GGCGGTGCTTCAAACCACAGGCCGCTCAAGAACGGTTTTCCCTGCAGAAACGAGACGGCGCCGCTGAGCAGGGCCGTCAGGAGTCCTATTGCAACAAGCGACTTCGGGTCTACCCGCAGCATTCGGCGTGCTTCGTTCGTACCGTGTGTGATTGCATACAAGATAAAAGCGGCCGCGAACACAAGTCCCCCGACAAATCCGCCGCCAGGTTCATTGTGCCCGAACAGCAGCAGATAGATGGAAAGGATCACGAGAAGCGGCAGAACATAGATGGTTGCCACAGATATGATGAGAGATGCCGCCTGTCCTGCTTTCTTTGGACCCGTGGTATTCAGCATTCGATTTCTCCCTTAGTTTCGCTTCAAAAGGCCGCTGACCAATCTCGCCGATGCCCAGGTTGGCGCGATGCTAATTCTTCTCGATACGCAGCTTGAGGAGCGAATAAACTCCGACGGCGGCTATGGCCAAAACTGTGATTTCGCCCACTGTATCCAAGGCACGAAAGTCCACTAGAATAATATTCACGATATTTCTCCCATTCGCCTCAGAGTAGCTCCTCTCAGCAAAAAAAGGAGATAGAAAAGAACCGCCCGAAACCGCCGTCGCTCGAAGCGTCAGCCCCGTCATCAGCAATCCTGCGGCGGCTGCCCCGAAGGCGTCCCGAACCCGCTCCTTCAGGCGCGAAAACTTTTCGAAACGCGGCATGGGATACAACACGAGCACCAGCAGAACTACCGTCAGCGTATCCACAGCGAACTGCGTTATCGCCAGGTCGGGCGCCCCGAACATGAGGTAGATCAACCCGACTCCGTATCCCACCGCGCCGAGCGCGACGACCGACGAAAACCTCGATTTGATGGCCAAAACCGCAAATGTCGCGCTGATGATAATCAAGCCGATCAGGAGTTCGTGCAGGCGGATATCCAGCCACCCGGTGAATCGTATCAACTCCAATTGGCGCACAAGCGGAAATCCGGCGAGGGCCACAGTCGCACAAATAATGATCAGCAGATAGTAGTGCAAATGCCCGCTTTGAAGAAATCTCGTCTGCATCCCTGCAATCCAATTCAGTCCCGCGTGCCCGAATTCGTACGCTCTGGAAGGCCCCAATATATGTCCGAAATCCAACCGCACAACAGACCGGCGGACGGCCGTTCGGCAAAAATAAAGAACAGCACCGGCCGCTATAGTAAAAACGCTCAACAGAAGCTTCTTATCCGGCGAAGGAATTGTTTTGAACTCGACGTGCACCTCCTGTGAAGCGATCACGCCTGCGGCGGACGAAATAAGCGCTTCGGCGATACCGGGTGCGAGCCCAAAGAGAAGTCCTAAACCCGCCAGCAGGAGCGGCCCCGCCACCATAATGAAGGGACCGTCATGCAATTTTCCCGGATGTTTCTCGCGACTGAAAAATGGCTTTAAGATGGTAATTCCGGCTGCGACCACCAGTAGCAAACTCATGACGAAAGCGACAGCGGTTAGAAGGATCGGGACGATCGGCGCCTCGAGCGTCGTGGAATACAGTTTTTCTTTCCCAATGAAGCCGAACAGCGGAGGAAATCCCGCCATCGAAAGCGCTGCCAAACCACCGGCAATTGCCGTGATCGGCATTTGTTTCCACAATCCGCCAAGCCGCCTGACATCCCGCGTGCCAGCCTCGTGGTCGATCACGCCTACAATGAGGAAAAGCGCCGCCTTATAAAAGGCGTGCACAAGCAGGTACGTTATTGCCGCCACGACTGCCATTCTTGTCCCAATGCCGATAAGAAAAACCAGTACGCCGAGAATGCTGACGGTTGAATAGGCAAGAACCCTTTTCAGATCAAACTCCTTCAGCGCCAGTACCCCGCCCAATAACATTGTTAAAGCGCCCGCCGTTATGATGCCGCCATGCCAGATGACGGTGTTCCCCATCAGAGGACTTAGCCGGGCCAGGAAATAAACGCCCGCTTTGACCATTGTCGCCGAATGCAGATAGGTGCTCACAGGCGTCGGAGCCTCCATCGCGTTCGGAAGCCAGAAATGGAAAGGGAACTGGGCCGACTTCGAGAGCGCTCCGAACAACACGAGTGCAAAGATGGGATAATAAAGCGAATCCGTGCGGATAACATCCGATCGGTTGAACAATTCCGAAAGCTCAAATGTCCCGCCAACTCTCCAAAGCAACAAGATGCCCAACAGCAAAGCATAGCCGCCGCTGTCTGTCACCAGCAGCGCCTGCCATGCAGCCTTCCGGGCTGATTCTTTCTCGTGGTCGAATCCAATCAGCAGATACGATGCCACGCTTGTCAATTCCCAAAACACAAAGAAGGCAATGAGA
Protein-coding sequences here:
- a CDS encoding Na+/H+ antiporter subunit B — protein: MLNTTGPKKAGQAASLIISVATIYVLPLLVILSIYLLLFGHNEPGGGFVGGLVFAAAFILYAITHGTNEARRMLRVDPKSLVAIGLLTALLSGAVSFLQGKPFLSGLWFEAPPYDWKVGTPLLFDAGIYLVVIGAVLTIIFLLAED
- a CDS encoding putative monovalent cation/H+ antiporter subunit A; this translates as MFAAVLSGFLVSIAAPLLFRVFPKTAGWLLSLCPLGLFIYFSFFVVRISAGETVRTSAPWIPDLGVGLSFRLDGLSLVFALIISGIGFLVTSYSIAYFTKEPRIGSFYSYILAFMASMLGVVLADNLIAFFVFWELTSVASYLLIGFDHEKESARKAAWQALLVTDSGGYALLLGILLLWRVGGTFELSELFNRSDVIRTDSLYYPIFALVLFGALSKSAQFPFHFWLPNAMEAPTPVSTYLHSATMVKAGVYFLARLSPLMGNTVIWHGGIITAGALTMLLGGVLALKEFDLKRVLAYSTVSILGVLVFLIGIGTRMAVVAAITYLLVHAFYKAALFLIVGVIDHEAGTRDVRRLGGLWKQMPITAIAGGLAALSMAGFPPLFGFIGKEKLYSTTLEAPIVPILLTAVAFVMSLLLVVAAGITILKPFFSREKHPGKLHDGPFIMVAGPLLLAGLGLLFGLAPGIAEALISSAAGVIASQEVHVEFKTIPSPDKKLLLSVFTIAAGAVLYFCRTAVRRSVVRLDFGHILGPSRAYEFGHAGLNWIAGMQTRFLQSGHLHYYLLIIICATVALAGFPLVRQLELIRFTGWLDIRLHELLIGLIIISATFAVLAIKSRFSSVVALGAVGYGVGLIYLMFGAPDLAITQFAVDTLTVVLLVLVLYPMPRFEKFSRLKERVRDAFGAAAAGLLMTGLTLRATAVSGGSFLSPFFAERSYSEANGRNIVNIILVDFRALDTVGEITVLAIAAVGVYSLLKLRIEKN